One window from the genome of Trabulsiella odontotermitis encodes:
- the brnQ gene encoding branched-chain amino acid transporter carrier protein BrnQ, with product MTHQLKSRDIIALGFMTFALFVGAGNIIFPPMVGLQAGEHVWMAAFGFLITAVGLPVLTVVALAKVGGGVDSLSTPIGKIAGVLLATVCYLAVGPLFATPRTATVSFEVGIAPLTGDGTMPLFIYSLVYFALVILVSLYPGKLLDTVGNFLAPLKIIALLILSIAAIVWPAGPISHALEAYQTAPFSNGFVNGYLTMDTLGAMVFGIVIVNAARSRGVTEARLLTRYTIWAGLMAGVGLTLLYLALFRLGSDSSLLVDQSANGAAILHAYVQHTFGGAGSFLLAALIFIACMVTAVGLTCACAEFFSQYLPFSYRTLVLVLGVFSMAVSNLGLSHLIQISIPVLTAIYPPCIALVVLSFTRNWWHGTTRVIAPPMFISLVFGILDGVKASAFAEMLPGWTARLPLAEQGLAWLMPTMVMVVLAVIWDRAAGRQVTSNAH from the coding sequence ATGACCCATCAGTTAAAATCACGCGACATCATCGCCCTGGGCTTTATGACCTTTGCGTTGTTTGTTGGCGCTGGCAACATTATTTTTCCACCTATGGTTGGTTTGCAGGCTGGTGAACACGTCTGGATGGCGGCGTTTGGCTTCCTGATTACGGCAGTGGGGCTGCCGGTACTGACGGTGGTGGCGCTGGCGAAAGTCGGCGGTGGTGTGGACAGCCTCAGCACGCCGATTGGTAAAATCGCGGGCGTATTGCTGGCGACGGTCTGCTATCTGGCGGTCGGTCCGTTGTTCGCCACGCCGCGTACGGCGACGGTCTCCTTTGAAGTGGGGATTGCGCCGCTGACGGGTGACGGCACGATGCCGCTGTTCATCTATAGCCTGGTCTATTTCGCACTGGTGATCCTCGTGTCGCTCTACCCGGGCAAGCTGCTGGACACCGTCGGTAACTTCCTGGCGCCGCTGAAAATCATCGCGCTGCTGATCCTCTCTATTGCCGCTATCGTCTGGCCGGCCGGGCCGATCAGCCATGCGCTGGAAGCCTATCAGACCGCGCCGTTCTCCAACGGTTTTGTTAACGGTTATCTGACGATGGATACGCTGGGCGCGATGGTCTTTGGTATTGTTATTGTTAACGCGGCGCGTTCGCGTGGCGTAACGGAAGCGCGCCTGCTGACCCGCTACACCATCTGGGCCGGTCTGATGGCCGGTGTCGGCCTGACGCTGCTTTACCTGGCGCTGTTCCGCCTCGGCTCTGACAGCTCGCTGCTGGTTGATCAATCCGCCAACGGCGCGGCCATTCTGCATGCTTATGTGCAGCACACCTTCGGTGGCGCGGGCAGCTTCCTGTTAGCGGCGCTGATTTTCATCGCCTGTATGGTTACCGCCGTGGGCCTGACCTGCGCCTGCGCAGAGTTCTTCTCGCAATATCTGCCGTTCTCCTACCGCACGCTGGTGCTGGTACTTGGCGTCTTCTCGATGGCGGTGTCCAACCTTGGCCTGAGCCATTTGATCCAGATTTCCATTCCGGTGCTGACTGCCATTTATCCGCCGTGTATTGCGCTGGTCGTGCTGAGCTTCACCCGCAACTGGTGGCACGGTACCACCCGCGTGATTGCGCCGCCGATGTTTATCAGCCTGGTTTTTGGTATCCTTGACGGCGTTAAGGCGTCCGCCTTTGCGGAGATGCTGCCGGGCTGGACCGCGCGTCTGCCGCTGGCAGAGCAGGGGCTTGCCTGGCTGATGCCGACGATGGTGATGGTGGTGCTGGCTGTTATCTGGGATCGCGCTGCGGGCCGTCAGGTAACGTCAAACGCCCACTAA
- the phoR gene encoding phosphate regulon sensor histidine kinase PhoR translates to MLERLSWRRLALELILCCIPAFILGAIFGYLPWFLLAAVTGLLIWHFWNLLRLSWWLWVDRSMTPPPGLGSWEPLLYGLHQMQLRNKKRRRELGSLIKRFRSGAESLPDAVILTTEEGNMFWCNGLAQQVLGLRWPDDSGQNILNLLRYPEFAHYLKHRDFSKPLNLVLNTGRHLEIRVMPYSEQQWLMVARDVTQMHQLEGARRNFFANVSHELRTPLTVLQGYLEMMQEQTLEGPLRDKALHTMREQTYRMEGLVKQLLTLSKIEAAPKMALNDRIDVPMMLRVVEREAQTLSQQKHILHFEVDDSLQVMGNEEQLRSAISNLVYNAINHTPAGTEITVRWERVMHGALFSVEDNGPGIAAEHIPRLTERFYRVDKARSRQTGGSGLGLAIVKHAISHHDSRLDIESTVGKGTRFSFILPERLIAKKAG, encoded by the coding sequence GTGCTGGAACGGCTGTCATGGAGAAGGCTGGCGCTTGAGCTGATCTTATGTTGTATCCCGGCGTTCATTCTGGGGGCTATTTTTGGTTATCTGCCGTGGTTTTTACTGGCGGCGGTGACAGGGTTGTTAATCTGGCATTTCTGGAATTTATTACGTCTTTCCTGGTGGCTTTGGGTTGATCGTAGCATGACGCCGCCGCCAGGACTTGGCAGCTGGGAGCCGCTGTTATACGGTCTGCATCAGATGCAGTTGCGTAATAAAAAACGGCGGCGCGAGCTGGGAAGTCTGATCAAACGCTTTCGCAGCGGTGCGGAATCACTGCCGGATGCCGTCATCCTCACCACTGAGGAGGGCAACATGTTCTGGTGTAACGGTCTGGCACAGCAGGTGCTGGGGTTACGCTGGCCCGACGACAGTGGGCAAAACATTCTTAATCTGCTCCGCTATCCAGAATTTGCCCACTACCTTAAACATCGCGATTTCTCAAAGCCGCTGAATCTGGTGCTTAATACCGGGCGACATCTGGAAATCCGCGTGATGCCTTACAGCGAGCAACAGTGGCTGATGGTGGCGCGCGACGTCACCCAGATGCATCAACTGGAAGGCGCGCGACGCAATTTCTTCGCCAACGTCAGTCACGAGCTGCGTACACCGCTGACGGTGTTGCAGGGTTATCTCGAAATGATGCAGGAGCAGACACTGGAAGGCCCGTTGCGTGACAAAGCCCTGCATACCATGCGTGAGCAAACCTATCGGATGGAAGGGCTGGTCAAACAGTTGTTGACGTTATCGAAGATTGAAGCCGCGCCGAAAATGGCGCTGAACGACCGCATTGACGTGCCGATGATGCTGCGCGTGGTGGAACGCGAAGCGCAAACCCTCAGCCAGCAGAAGCATATCCTCCATTTTGAGGTGGATGATTCCCTGCAGGTAATGGGTAATGAAGAACAGTTGCGCAGCGCCATTTCAAACCTGGTGTATAACGCGATTAACCACACGCCAGCCGGCACGGAGATCACCGTTCGCTGGGAGCGGGTGATGCATGGCGCGCTGTTCAGCGTGGAGGATAACGGCCCGGGGATTGCGGCGGAACATATTCCGCGTCTGACCGAACGTTTCTATCGCGTTGATAAAGCCCGTTCGCGGCAAACCGGCGGCAGCGGCCTGGGGCTGGCGATTGTGAAACATGCGATCAGCCATCACGACAGCCGTCTGGATATTGAAAGTACCGTCGGCAAAGGCACGCGTTTTAGCTTTATCCTGCCGGAACGTTTGATTGCCAAAAAAGCCGGATAA
- the sbcD gene encoding exonuclease subunit SbcD: MRIIHTSDWHLGQNFYSKSRAAEHEAFLDWLLLTAEEQQVDAIIVAGDIFDTGSPPSYARELYNRFVVKLQQTGCHLVVLAGNHDSVATLNESRDILAFLNTTVVASAGCAPFELKRHDGTVGAIFCPVPFLRPRDIVTSQAGHSGSEKQQHLLAAITDYYHQQHQQAVALRGNRALPIIASGHLTTVGASKSDAVRDIYIGTLDAFPAQNFPAADYIALGHIHRAQQIGGSEHIRYCGSPIALSFDETGKRKSVHLVSFSGGKLAQVDTLEVPVTQPLAVIKGDFASISAQLGEWRNRTETVPVWLDIEISSDEYLHDLQRKIQTLTEDLPVEVLLIRRSREQRERIIASEKRESLSELRVEEVFARRLALETLEEDQQARLRQLFDETLHSLSGEENA; encoded by the coding sequence ATGCGCATCATCCACACCTCAGACTGGCACCTCGGCCAGAACTTTTACAGCAAGAGCCGTGCTGCCGAACACGAGGCATTTCTTGACTGGCTGCTGCTGACCGCAGAAGAACAACAGGTTGATGCCATTATTGTTGCAGGCGATATTTTTGATACTGGTTCGCCGCCAAGCTATGCGCGCGAACTCTATAACCGCTTTGTCGTGAAGCTCCAGCAAACCGGCTGTCATCTGGTGGTGCTTGCCGGCAACCATGACTCTGTCGCGACGCTTAATGAATCGCGCGATATCCTCGCGTTTCTGAATACCACGGTGGTTGCCAGCGCGGGCTGCGCCCCTTTTGAACTGAAGCGCCACGACGGCACCGTGGGGGCGATTTTCTGCCCGGTGCCTTTCCTGCGCCCGCGCGATATCGTCACCAGTCAGGCCGGGCATTCTGGCAGCGAAAAACAGCAGCACCTGCTGGCTGCCATTACCGATTACTATCATCAGCAACACCAGCAGGCTGTTGCGCTGCGTGGCAACCGCGCGTTGCCGATTATCGCCAGCGGCCACCTCACCACTGTCGGCGCCAGTAAAAGCGATGCAGTACGCGATATCTACATCGGCACGCTTGACGCCTTTCCGGCGCAGAATTTCCCCGCTGCTGATTACATCGCTCTCGGCCATATCCACCGCGCGCAGCAGATCGGCGGCAGCGAGCATATTCGCTACTGTGGCTCACCGATTGCCCTGAGTTTTGACGAAACCGGAAAACGCAAAAGCGTCCACCTGGTGAGTTTCAGCGGCGGCAAACTGGCGCAAGTCGATACGCTTGAGGTGCCGGTGACGCAGCCGCTGGCGGTGATCAAAGGCGATTTCGCCAGTATCAGCGCCCAGCTTGGCGAGTGGCGCAACCGTACAGAAACAGTGCCGGTGTGGCTGGATATCGAAATCAGCAGCGACGAATACCTGCACGATCTACAACGCAAAATTCAGACCCTCACCGAAGATTTGCCGGTTGAGGTGCTCCTTATTCGCCGTAGCCGCGAACAGCGGGAGCGGATCATCGCCAGTGAGAAGCGTGAATCCCTGAGCGAACTGCGGGTGGAAGAAGTGTTTGCCCGCCGCCTCGCACTGGAAACGCTGGAGGAGGACCAACAGGCGCGCCTGCGACAGTTGTTCGATGAGACCCTGCACAGCCTGTCCGGGGAGGAAAACGCATGA
- the phoB gene encoding phosphate response regulator transcription factor PhoB — protein sequence MARRILVVEDEAPIREMVCFVLEQNGFQPVEAEDYDSAVNQLNEPWPDLILLDWMLPGGSGLQFIKHMKREAMTREIPVVMLTARGEEEDRVRGLETGADDYITKPFSPKELVARIKAVMRRISPMAVEEVIEMQGLSLDPTSHRVMTGENPLDMGPTEFKLLHFFMTHPERVYSREQLLNHVWGTNVYVEDRTVDVHIRRLRKALELSGHDRMVQTVRGTGYRFSARF from the coding sequence ATGGCGAGACGAATTCTGGTCGTTGAAGATGAAGCACCTATCCGCGAGATGGTGTGCTTCGTGCTGGAGCAAAATGGCTTTCAGCCAGTTGAGGCCGAGGATTATGACAGTGCAGTGAATCAACTCAACGAACCCTGGCCTGATTTGATTCTGCTTGACTGGATGTTGCCGGGGGGATCGGGGCTTCAGTTCATCAAACATATGAAACGCGAAGCGATGACGCGTGAAATTCCCGTTGTCATGTTAACGGCGCGCGGCGAAGAAGAAGATCGCGTGCGCGGGCTGGAAACCGGCGCGGACGATTACATCACCAAACCCTTTTCTCCGAAAGAGCTGGTGGCCCGTATTAAGGCCGTGATGCGCCGTATTTCACCGATGGCAGTGGAAGAGGTGATTGAGATGCAGGGATTAAGTCTCGACCCCACCTCGCATCGCGTCATGACTGGCGAAAACCCGCTCGATATGGGGCCTACCGAATTTAAGCTCCTGCACTTCTTTATGACACACCCGGAACGTGTTTACAGTCGCGAACAATTGTTAAATCATGTCTGGGGCACCAATGTGTATGTCGAAGACCGGACGGTCGACGTTCACATTCGTCGTTTACGTAAGGCGCTGGAACTGAGCGGTCATGATCGCATGGTTCAAACCGTTCGCGGTACGGGCTATCGTTTTTCTGCTCGTTTCTAA
- the proY gene encoding proline-specific permease ProY, producing MESTNKLKRGLSTRHIRFMALGSAIGTGLFYGSADAIKMAGPSVLLAYIIGGVAAYIIMRALGEMSVHNPSASSFSRYAQENLGPLAGYITGWTYCFEILIVAIADVTAFGIYMGVWFPAVPHWIWVLSVVLIICAINLMSVKVFGELEFWFSFFKVATIIIMIVAGFGIIIWGIGNGGQPTGIHNLWSNGGFFSNGWLGMVMSLQMVMFAYGGIEIIGITAGEAKDPEKSIPRAINSVPMRILVFYVGTLFVIMSIYPWNQVGTNGSPFVLTFQHMGITFAASILNFVVLTASLSAINSDVFGVGRMLHGMAEQGSAPKVFAKTSRRGIPWVTVLVMTIALLSAVYLNYIMPENVFLVIASLATFATVWVWIMILLSQIAFRRRLPPEEVNALKFKVPGGVATTVVGLLFLVFIIALIGYHPDTRISLYVGFAWIVLLLAGWGIKTRRQRQLAENN from the coding sequence ATGGAAAGTACAAATAAGCTAAAACGCGGGCTGAGCACGCGCCACATTCGCTTCATGGCGCTCGGATCTGCGATTGGTACCGGGCTTTTTTATGGTTCGGCCGACGCCATTAAAATGGCCGGTCCGAGCGTGCTGCTGGCGTATATCATTGGCGGTGTCGCCGCTTATATCATTATGCGTGCGCTGGGCGAAATGTCCGTGCACAACCCTTCTGCCAGCTCCTTTTCGCGCTATGCGCAGGAAAATCTCGGCCCGCTTGCCGGGTACATCACTGGCTGGACCTACTGTTTCGAAATCCTGATTGTGGCAATCGCGGATGTTACCGCTTTCGGCATCTATATGGGTGTCTGGTTCCCGGCGGTGCCGCACTGGATCTGGGTGCTGAGCGTGGTGCTGATCATCTGTGCTATCAACCTGATGAGCGTGAAGGTGTTCGGTGAACTGGAGTTCTGGTTCTCGTTCTTTAAAGTCGCCACTATTATCATCATGATTGTCGCTGGTTTCGGCATCATCATCTGGGGCATCGGCAACGGCGGGCAGCCCACCGGTATTCACAATCTCTGGAGCAACGGCGGCTTCTTCAGTAACGGCTGGCTCGGGATGGTGATGTCACTGCAAATGGTGATGTTCGCCTACGGCGGGATTGAAATCATCGGCATCACTGCTGGTGAAGCGAAAGACCCAGAGAAGTCCATTCCGCGCGCCATCAACTCAGTACCGATGCGTATTCTGGTGTTTTATGTCGGCACGCTGTTTGTGATCATGTCGATTTACCCGTGGAATCAGGTGGGCACTAACGGTAGTCCATTCGTGCTGACCTTTCAGCACATGGGCATTACCTTCGCCGCCAGCATTCTCAACTTTGTGGTGCTGACGGCGTCGCTCTCCGCCATCAACAGTGATGTGTTTGGCGTAGGGCGTATGTTGCACGGCATGGCGGAACAAGGCAGCGCGCCGAAGGTGTTTGCCAAAACCTCGCGCCGCGGCATTCCGTGGGTGACGGTACTGGTGATGACTATTGCGTTGCTGTCTGCGGTGTATCTCAACTACATCATGCCGGAAAATGTGTTCCTGGTTATCGCCTCGCTGGCGACCTTTGCCACTGTCTGGGTGTGGATCATGATCCTGCTGTCGCAAATCGCTTTCCGTCGTCGTCTGCCGCCGGAAGAAGTGAATGCGCTGAAATTCAAAGTGCCGGGCGGTGTTGCGACCACCGTGGTTGGTTTGCTGTTCCTGGTGTTTATTATCGCGCTGATTGGCTATCATCCGGATACGCGCATCTCGCTGTACGTCGGCTTCGCGTGGATTGTCCTGTTGCTGGCTGGCTGGGGCATCAAAACACGTCGTCAGCGCCAGCTCGCTGAAAATAACTGA
- the malZ gene encoding maltodextrin glucosidase: MLKAWHLPVAPFVKAHQDRLSITLWLRGDNLPTRITLRAEQDNEELTLPMHRLRRSPHNGVVAWRGEIDLTQGQPRRRYGFKLLWDNRQLWFSPQGFSRFPPAKLELFAIDLPDHGPQWVAEQVFYQIFPDRFARSRSRQSARDITLRDWDEPLTAEGAGSTFYGGDLDGISEKLPYLKTLGVTALYLNPVFTAPSVHKYDTQDYRHVDPQFGGDEALLRLRHNTRQEGMRLILDGVFNHSGESHPWFDRHQRTGGGACHDPDSRWRDWYSFSDEGRALDWLGYPSLPKLDYCSPALVEEIYRGEDSIVRHWLKAPWQMDGWRLDVVHMLGEAGGAKNNLEHVAGITRAAKDAQPEAYVFGEHFGDARQWLQADAEDAAMNYRGFTYPLWGFLANTDISYDPQQLDAQTCMAWMENYRAGLSHQQQLRMFNQLDSHDTARFKTLLGKDVARLPLAVVWLFAWPGVPCIYYGDEVGLDGNNDPFCRKPFPWDKRHQDEKLRALYQRMAKLRKSSKSLRYGACHVVYAEDNVVVFLRVWQQQRVLVAINRGDACEVVLEKTPLMAVNAWQNREGKGVIHDNILTLPSISATVWTGS; this comes from the coding sequence ATGTTGAAGGCCTGGCATCTTCCTGTTGCGCCGTTTGTTAAAGCGCACCAGGATCGACTGTCGATTACGCTGTGGCTGCGTGGTGACAATCTTCCGACACGGATAACGTTGCGTGCTGAACAGGATAATGAAGAACTGACGTTGCCGATGCACCGCCTGCGGCGCTCGCCGCACAACGGCGTAGTGGCCTGGCGAGGGGAGATCGATCTCACTCAGGGGCAGCCCCGTCGCCGCTACGGCTTTAAGCTGCTGTGGGATAATCGTCAGTTGTGGTTTTCGCCGCAGGGCTTCAGCCGCTTTCCACCTGCAAAGCTCGAACTGTTTGCCATCGATCTCCCCGATCATGGCCCGCAATGGGTGGCTGAACAGGTTTTTTATCAAATCTTTCCCGACCGCTTTGCCCGCAGCCGTTCGCGCCAGTCCGCACGGGATATTACGCTGCGCGACTGGGATGAACCGCTCACCGCAGAAGGGGCCGGATCGACGTTTTATGGCGGCGATCTCGATGGCATCAGTGAAAAACTGCCCTACCTGAAAACGCTGGGCGTCACGGCGCTCTACCTGAACCCGGTTTTTACCGCGCCGAGCGTGCATAAATATGATACGCAAGATTATCGCCACGTTGACCCGCAGTTTGGCGGTGATGAGGCGCTGCTACGCCTGCGGCATAATACGCGGCAGGAAGGCATGCGGCTGATCCTCGACGGCGTTTTTAACCACAGCGGCGAGTCGCACCCCTGGTTCGACCGGCATCAACGCACAGGCGGTGGAGCGTGTCATGATCCCGACTCCCGCTGGCGTGACTGGTACAGTTTTTCCGACGAGGGTCGTGCGCTGGACTGGCTGGGTTATCCGAGTCTGCCGAAACTGGACTATTGTTCGCCAGCACTGGTGGAGGAGATCTACCGTGGTGAAGACAGCATTGTTCGCCACTGGCTGAAGGCGCCATGGCAGATGGATGGCTGGCGTCTCGATGTGGTGCATATGCTGGGCGAAGCCGGTGGTGCGAAAAACAACCTCGAACACGTTGCGGGTATCACTCGCGCGGCCAAAGACGCGCAGCCGGAAGCCTACGTGTTTGGTGAGCATTTCGGTGATGCCCGCCAGTGGTTGCAGGCGGATGCAGAAGACGCGGCCATGAACTATCGCGGCTTTACCTATCCGCTATGGGGATTTCTCGCCAATACCGATATCTCTTACGATCCGCAGCAGCTCGACGCTCAGACCTGTATGGCGTGGATGGAAAACTATCGCGCCGGGTTATCGCATCAGCAGCAGTTGCGGATGTTCAACCAGCTCGACAGCCATGACACGGCGCGTTTTAAAACGCTGCTGGGGAAAGATGTGGCGCGGCTGCCGCTGGCGGTGGTCTGGCTGTTTGCCTGGCCCGGCGTTCCCTGCATTTACTATGGTGATGAAGTGGGGCTGGACGGCAATAACGATCCATTCTGCCGCAAGCCGTTTCCGTGGGACAAACGCCATCAGGATGAGAAACTGCGGGCGCTTTATCAGCGCATGGCGAAACTGCGTAAGAGCAGCAAATCACTACGCTATGGCGCCTGTCATGTGGTGTATGCAGAGGATAACGTGGTGGTGTTTCTGCGCGTCTGGCAGCAGCAGCGTGTACTGGTGGCGATCAACCGGGGCGACGCCTGTGAAGTCGTGCTGGAGAAAACGCCGCTGATGGCGGTCAACGCGTGGCAAAACCGCGAAGGAAAAGGCGTCATCCATGACAATATCCTGACGCTGCCATCGATTTCCGCCACGGTGTGGACGGGCAGTTAA
- a CDS encoding DUF2339 domain-containing protein — protein sequence MDELLFLGSVILFFALVVVPALAIIAFRRSGAMRDELAMLRRRVEQLEQQKPEPVPVPKPATVIPAVPVQKAEPAPAPVPPKVVDAKPAQPEKPTAFGGMVTSLARWFMQGNPLAKLGIILLFVGLSFLIRYSVEHQLLSLELRLALTALAAVGLLAFGWYLRHKQRVYALILQGGGTGVLYLTVFGAFRLWDMLPVSLAFGLLVLICAASVGLAILQKALSLAMLASLGGYLTPLLLSTGSGNYVALFSFYLLLSVGILAISVWQHWRELNLLGLLFTFGVGTLWGIDSWKPEYYLNSQLFLIANMLLFGVLSVVLSLRAQSRGQRVVDGILLFAPPLVGYGLQYGITQHMEYGPALSALAYGGVYMLLAWLALKRFSLGGKPLVLAALALGGAFVTLAIPLALSARWTAMAWALEGLGVLWLGVQQQQRRMSISGTVLLILALASAITAFMQPSGALTMMMISLVMSACWLAAAWLWCALRREVSWALLAGGIIFWIFTLYQATELLLDHEPYIYAVMLALLAVSAWIWRYGGIRLAWAEVGYAKWLLWPAILLLLDYQIRHGGIFTAGRESLTWLVALPSAILLLRRDEAELRRLASQGLHLSLFWMLLLALGHELFWFVRALPWGMDAWMSGLVMAAGGLAIMLVNIALRRQYWPFRVWPELYGALAMAPVAVVLLLLLIVANFQNGVVFQQRYLPLLNPLEEGAAFALLGLLVYSRFPVSRFPRQVAAFRRLMKVALLALSFWWLNGVLLRALAYFGEIPWYPESLWHSRLLQTTFALFWMLTALIVMLRATRRASRYEWLCGAVLLGVVIVKLMLVDSARGGGLARAIAFIGVAVLVLIIGYFSPLPPRAEPVKKAGEEQ from the coding sequence ATGGATGAACTTCTTTTCCTTGGCAGCGTAATACTGTTTTTTGCGCTGGTGGTGGTGCCAGCGCTTGCCATTATTGCCTTCCGGCGAAGCGGAGCCATGCGGGATGAGCTGGCGATGCTACGCCGCCGTGTTGAGCAACTTGAGCAACAGAAGCCCGAACCTGTCCCGGTTCCGAAGCCTGCAACGGTTATACCGGCGGTACCTGTGCAGAAGGCGGAACCCGCGCCTGCACCCGTGCCGCCAAAAGTGGTGGACGCGAAACCCGCTCAGCCGGAAAAACCCACGGCGTTTGGCGGCATGGTTACCTCGCTGGCACGCTGGTTTATGCAGGGCAATCCGCTGGCAAAACTGGGGATTATCCTGCTGTTCGTCGGGCTCTCCTTCCTGATCCGCTATTCCGTTGAACATCAACTTCTTTCCCTCGAACTGCGGCTGGCATTAACGGCGCTGGCGGCGGTGGGACTCCTCGCCTTTGGCTGGTATCTGCGGCATAAACAGCGCGTTTATGCGCTGATCCTGCAGGGTGGCGGCACGGGCGTGCTCTATCTGACAGTTTTTGGCGCGTTCCGGCTCTGGGACATGCTACCCGTCTCGCTGGCGTTTGGATTGCTGGTGCTGATTTGTGCCGCCAGCGTCGGGCTGGCGATCCTGCAAAAGGCGCTCAGTCTGGCGATGCTGGCGAGTCTCGGCGGTTATCTGACACCACTGTTGCTCTCCACCGGAAGCGGGAATTATGTCGCGCTTTTCTCGTTTTACCTGCTGCTGTCGGTCGGTATCCTCGCCATCAGCGTGTGGCAGCACTGGCGCGAGCTGAATCTGTTAGGGCTACTGTTTACCTTTGGCGTCGGCACCTTGTGGGGTATTGATTCCTGGAAACCTGAGTATTACCTCAACAGCCAGCTGTTTCTGATTGCCAACATGCTGCTGTTTGGCGTGCTGAGCGTGGTGCTGTCGTTGCGGGCGCAGAGTCGCGGTCAGCGGGTGGTGGACGGCATTCTGCTCTTCGCGCCGCCGCTGGTGGGCTATGGACTGCAGTACGGTATCACTCAGCATATGGAATACGGCCCGGCGCTCAGCGCGCTGGCCTATGGCGGCGTCTATATGCTACTGGCCTGGCTGGCGCTCAAACGTTTTTCCCTTGGTGGCAAACCACTGGTGTTGGCGGCGCTGGCCCTCGGCGGCGCTTTTGTGACACTGGCGATCCCGCTGGCGCTCTCCGCGCGCTGGACGGCGATGGCCTGGGCGCTGGAAGGGCTCGGAGTACTGTGGCTGGGCGTACAACAGCAGCAAAGGCGCATGAGTATCAGCGGCACGGTACTGCTGATACTGGCGCTGGCGAGTGCGATAACCGCCTTTATGCAACCTTCCGGCGCGCTCACTATGATGATGATTTCACTGGTCATGAGCGCCTGCTGGCTGGCGGCGGCGTGGCTGTGGTGCGCGCTGCGTCGGGAAGTGAGCTGGGCACTGCTGGCAGGCGGGATCATTTTCTGGATCTTTACACTTTATCAGGCGACCGAACTGCTGCTGGATCACGAGCCTTATATTTATGCCGTGATGCTGGCGCTGCTCGCCGTTTCCGCCTGGATCTGGCGCTACGGCGGGATCCGCCTGGCATGGGCCGAAGTGGGCTATGCGAAATGGCTGTTGTGGCCCGCGATATTGTTATTGCTCGATTATCAGATAAGACACGGCGGCATTTTCACCGCTGGCCGGGAGAGCCTGACGTGGCTGGTGGCGCTGCCTTCCGCCATCCTGCTGTTGCGTCGGGATGAGGCGGAGCTGCGACGCCTCGCCTCGCAAGGCTTGCATTTATCGCTCTTCTGGATGCTGTTGCTGGCGCTGGGCCATGAGCTTTTCTGGTTTGTCCGGGCATTGCCGTGGGGAATGGACGCCTGGATGAGCGGCCTCGTGATGGCGGCGGGCGGTCTCGCCATCATGCTGGTGAATATCGCGCTTCGTCGTCAGTACTGGCCGTTCCGCGTCTGGCCTGAGCTGTATGGCGCGCTGGCAATGGCGCCCGTGGCTGTTGTGTTGTTGCTGTTGCTGATCGTGGCGAATTTTCAGAACGGCGTTGTTTTCCAGCAGCGCTATCTGCCACTGCTTAACCCGCTGGAAGAGGGCGCGGCGTTCGCGCTGCTGGGGTTGCTGGTGTACAGCCGTTTCCCGGTATCGCGCTTCCCGCGGCAGGTCGCTGCTTTCCGTCGTCTCATGAAGGTCGCGCTGCTGGCGCTCAGCTTCTGGTGGCTGAACGGGGTGCTGTTGCGTGCGCTGGCGTATTTTGGCGAGATCCCATGGTATCCCGAAAGTTTGTGGCATTCACGCCTGCTTCAGACCACGTTTGCCCTGTTCTGGATGCTGACAGCGCTGATTGTCATGCTGCGCGCCACCCGTCGCGCGTCGCGCTACGAATGGCTTTGCGGCGCGGTGTTATTGGGTGTGGTGATTGTTAAACTAATGCTGGTGGACAGCGCGCGCGGCGG